The nucleotide window CCACTAGCAAGCCGATTGAATAGTATTTACTTTTTAGATATTAATGCAGGTTTTATTGTTGAACGCCAAACTTTTAATGATATCAGCTATTGGATTGGAGGTTCGGTACGCCATCTTAATCGTCCTAATATATCCATTGTTGAAGGTGAAAAGTTACCGCTTGATATTTTCTATTCGTTTCATGGTAATGTTCGTTTTCCGTTTTTACATGATAATACTATTATGATGACGACTAACCTTATGGTGCAAGGGCCTTATAACCGATTGGATGTTGGTACTATATTTCAGCTTGATGCTATATTGTTAGGCCTCACGGCAGCAACGAATCCTGCGCGTAATGATGGTAATGCTCATTTATTGACTTCGGTTAATGCCTTTGTAGGCTTTGAGTATCAAACTTTTCGTTTTGGTTTTTCTTATGATAAGAATACCTCAAATATTGGTCGTACTGATGGGGTGTATGAGCTGTCTATGACCTATTTGTCGCGTTGTAGACGTTGTAATACGGATCGTAGTCGGAAGAAGTAGTTAGAAGTTAGAAGTTAGAAGTTAGAAGTTAGTAGTTGGAAGTTAGAAGTTAGAAGTTAGAAGTTAGTAGTTAGTAGTTAGTAGTTAGTAGTTAGTAGTTAGTAGTTGGTAGTTAGGGTTTGATTATTAATATACAGATTGCTGCGTTTGTTCCTTGCTCGCAATTACATTTCATAAATATATAATCAACACCTCATCGCACTTGAACTTCCGACTAGGTCGGAAACCGCTGAAAGCAGAAATAACGAGCTGTAAAACTAAATTTGTAAGCAATATCAAGGATTGAAAGTTAAAGTTATAATTAACTCTAAGTCTTACAAGCACTAGAGCGAGTGGCACGCAGTGATTTCCTCTTACAGCGAAGCACTTTTTGGTTCATTTTTGGTGCTTCAAAAATGAACGTAACGACATAGAGGCCAAAGCTATAAATTCAATGCTAGATTCCGTGTCACACTTCGACTGCGCTCAGTGGGACAGCACGGAATGACAAAAGTGTAATTGATTTAATAAAAAAACAGATTGCCACGTCGCTACGCTTCTCGCAATGACACTTCGGTTTGCGTTGTAAGGTATCATTATTAAAACTATATTTTGATTTTGGTAGTTTTGCTAATGACGCGCTTCTCGATACTATTTGCTCATGCTTCGCAAATCACTCGAAGTGACGCTTGGGGTGTTTAGGGTGTTATCATTAAAACTATATTTTGGTTTTGATAGTTTCGCAAATCACTTGCTTCTCGATACTATTTGTTTAAGTTTCGCAAATCACTCGCTTCTCGATACAATTTGCTTAAGCTTCGCTTAGGTATCTTCAATCAAAATGTATTTTGATTTCGATAGTTTCGCAAATCACTCGCTTCTCGATACAATTTGCTCATGTTTCGCAAATCACTCGCTTCTCGATACAATTTGCTCATGCTTCGCAAATCACTCGAAGTGACGCTAGGGGTGGTTAGGGTGTTATCATTAAAACTATATTTTGATTTTGGTAGTTTCGAATATCACTCGCTTCTCGATACAATTTGCTCATGTTTCGCAAATCACTCGCAATGACACTTCGGTTTGCGTTGTAAGGTATCATTATTAAAACTATATTTTGGTTTTGGTGGTTTCGTAAATCACTTGCTTCTCGATACAATTTGCTCATGTTTCGCAAATCACTCGAAGTGACGTTAGGGGTGGTTAGGGTGTTATCATTAAAACTATATTTTGGTTTTGGTAGTTTCGCAAATCACTTGCTTCTCGATACGATTTGCTCGTCGCTTCACAAATCACTCGAAGTGACGTTAGGGGTGGTTAGGGTGTTATCATTAAAACTATATTTTGGTTTTGGTAGTTTCGCAAATCACTTGCTTCTCGATACGATTTGCTCATGTTTCGCAAATCACTCGAAGTGACGTTAGAGGTGGTTTGGTTATTAATGAGCAGATTGCCATGTCGCTGCGCTTCTCGCAATGACACTATGGTTTGCGTTGTGAGGTATCATTATTAAAACTATATTTTGGTTTTGGTAGTTTTGCTAATGACGCGCTTCTCGATACTATTTGCTCATGTTTCGCAAATCACTCGAAGTGACGCTAGGTGTGGTTTTGGTTATTAATATGAAGATTGCCACGTCGCTGCGCTTCTCGTAATGACACTTCAGTTTACGTTGTAAGGTATCATTATTTAAAATGTATTTTGGTTTTGGTAGTTTTGCCAATGACTTGCTTCTCGATACTATTTGCTTAAGCTTCGCTTAGGTATCTTCAATCAAAATGTATTTTGATTTCGATAGTTTCGCAAATCACTCGAAGTGACGCTAGGGGTGGTTAGGGTGTTATCATTAAAACTATATTTTGGTTTTGGTAGTTTCGTAAATCACTTGCTTCTCGATACGATTTGCTCATGTTTCGCAAATCACTCGAAGTGACGTTAGAGGTGGTTTGGTTATTAATGAGCAGATTGCCATGTCGCTGCGCTTCTCGCAATGACACTTCGACTGCGCTCAGTGGGACAGCACGGAATGACAAAAGCGTAATTGATTTAATAAAAAAACAGATTGCCACGTCGCTGCGCTTCTCGCAATGACGTGCTAGATGTGGTTTGTTTTATTATATTTACGACTCTTAAATACCAACAATGCCCAAACAAAATACGTTGGCTGATGCTGTTCAGCAATTGATTACAGCTATTCTGAATGCTTTAGGTTATAATGCGGCTCCAAAGCGTACTTGGCATCAGCATGTGGTGCCGTATGAGGATGGTTGGGCTGT belongs to Winogradskyella sp. J14-2 and includes:
- a CDS encoding PorP/SprF family type IX secretion system membrane protein, encoding MTLRPIFTFIILICCWTVSAQDPVFTQSNYIQETLNPAFSGFEDNDRIAAGILSRVQWPNLDLQIHTQYAYVNKSYDYGPSLGFGVGINAVWQYESFNNYNYAQVNLNYAHRINLNNGWYFRPAIEVGVGNKSNRFRNLTLADQININSGFINPVSVDPLASRLNSIYFLDINAGFIVERQTFNDISYWIGGSVRHLNRPNISIVEGEKLPLDIFYSFHGNVRFPFLHDNTIMMTTNLMVQGPYNRLDVGTIFQLDAILLGLTAATNPARNDGNAHLLTSVNAFVGFEYQTFRFGFSYDKNTSNIGRTDGVYELSMTYLSRCRRCNTDRSRKK